From Haemorhous mexicanus isolate bHaeMex1 chromosome 1, bHaeMex1.pri, whole genome shotgun sequence, one genomic window encodes:
- the PRPF4B gene encoding serine/threonine-protein kinase PRP4 homolog, protein MAAAAEPEQRPPEVEDAEASEKSVNEENGEVSEADQPQNKHSRHKKKKHKHRSKHKKHKHSSEDDKDKKHKHRHKHKKHKWKEVADASDKEDGPAKRTKIDFLAPLEDLEKQRALLKAELENELMEGKVQSGMGLILQGYESGSEEEGEINEKARNGTRPTTKSNTKGKLEPVDNKTSSKKASKSESKERTRHRSDKKKAKAGVDGVKEKTTRSKSKERRKSKSPYKRSKSQDQTRKSRSPILKRRSQEKNRKSKSPPEDRNKADDKSKSRDRRKSPVVNEGKSRDRGRKSKSPAELRSKSKDRRSRSKDRKPRRSETDKEKKPIKSPSKDASSGKENRSPRRPGRSPKGRSLSPKQREKSRRSRSPLFNDRRSKQSRSPSRTRTPVRRVRSRSAERKRRESERRRLSSPRTRTRDDILSRRERSKDVSPPSRWSPSRRRSRSPIRRRSRTPLRRSRSPRRRSRSPRRRDRGRRSRSRLRRRSRSRGGHRRRSRSKVKEDKFKGSLSEGMKAEQESSSDENLEDFDLEEEDEEAEIRQRRLQRQAIVQKYKGQTEDSNISVPSEPSSPQSSTRSRSNSPEDILERVAADVKEYERENVDTFEASVKAKHNLMTVEQNNGSSQKKLLAPDMFTESDDMFAAYFDSARLRAAGFGKDFKENPNLRDNWTDAEGYYRVNIGEVLDKRYNVYGYTGQGVFSNVVRARDMARANQEVAVKIIRNNELMQKTGLKELEFLKKLNDADPDDKFHCLRLFRHFYHKQHLCLVFEPLSMNLREVLKKYGKDVGLHIKAVRSYSQQLFLALKLLKRCNILHADIKPDNILVNESKTILKLCDFGSASHVADNDITPYLVSRFYRAPEIIIGKIYDYGIDMWSVGCTLYELYTGKILFPGKTNNHMLKLAMDLKGKMPNKMIRKGVFKDQHFDQNLNFMYIEVDKVTEREKVTVMSTINPTKDLLADLIGCQRLPEDQRKKVHQLKDLLDQILMLDPAKRISINQALQHAFIQEKI, encoded by the exons ATGGCCGCCGCGGCCGAGCCCGAGCAGCGACCGCCCGA GGTTGAGGATGCTGAGGCATCTGAGAAAAGTGTGAATGAAGAAAATGGGGAAGTGTCAGAGGCAGACCAACCTCAGAACAAGCACAgcagacacaaaaaaaagaaacacaaacaccGAAGTAAACACAAGAAACACAAACATTCTTCAGAAGATGACAAGGACAAAAAACATAAACACAGACACAAACATAAGAAACATAAATGGAAAGAGGTGGCTGATGCCTCTGACAAAGAAGATGGACCAGCTAAAAGAactaaaattgattttttggCTCCTCTGGAAGACTTAGAGAAACAAAGAGCATTGCTGAAAGCCGAACTTGAAAATGAGTTAATGGAAGGAAAAGTCCAGTCTGGGATGGGATTAATATTACAAGGTTATGAGTCTGGATCTGAAGAAGAGGGGGAGATTAATGAAAAAGCACGAAATGGAACAAGACCTACAACAAAGTCAAATACTAAGGGGAAACTAGAACCTGTGGACAATAAAACTAGTTCCAAGAAAGCAAGTAAGAGTGAATCAAAAGAAAGGACTAGGCACAGGTCTGACAAAAAGAAAGCCAAGGCAGGAGTTGATGGAGTCAAAGAGAAGACTACTAGAAGCAAGTcaaaagagaggaggaaatcCAAAAGTCCTTATAAGAGGAGTAAGTCTCAAGATCAGACCAGGAAATCTAGGTCTCCAATACTTAAGAGGAGAtctcaggagaaaaacagaaagtcTAAGTCTCCTCCAGAGGATAGAAATAAGGCTGATGATAAAAGTAAATCAAGAGACCGCAGAAAGTCTCCAGTTGTAAATGAAGGCAAAAGCAGAGATCGTGGTAGAAAATCTAAATCTCCAGCAGAACTAAGAAGCAAATCCAAAGATAGAAGATCACGGTCCAAAGATAGAAAACCTAGGAGATCAGAGactgataaagaaaaaaagccaattaAATCTCCTTCTAAAGATGCTtcttcagggaaagaaaacaggtCCCCTAGACGACCTGGCCGCAGCCCAAAAGGGAGAAGCTTATCTCCCAAACAGCGTGAAAAGTCAAGAAGAAGCAGATCCCCTCTCTTTAACGACCGTAGATCTAAACAGAGTAGATCCCCCTCTCGAACCCGCACTCCCGTTAGAAGGGTGAGGAGTAgatctgcagaaagaaaaagaagagaatcaGAAAGGAGGCGtctttcttctcccag AACACGGACCAGGGATGACATTTTGTCTAGGCGTGAAAGATCCAAGGATGTCAGCCCACCCAGCAGATGGTCTCCATCCAGAAGAAGATCTCGGTCCCCCATTAGGAGGAGATCTCGAACACCCCTTCGACGTAGCCGATCTCCCAGGAGGCGGAGTAGATCTCCTCGGAGGAG GGATAGAGGCCGGAGAAGTAGATCTCGCCTTCGAAGGAGGTCCAGGTCACGTGGTGGCCATAGACGTCGGAGCAGAAGCAAAGTTAAAGAAGACAAATTTAAAGGTAGTCTTTCTGAGGGCATGAAAGCTGAACAGGAGTCTTCATCAGATGAAAA TCTTGAAGACTTTGATTTGGAAGAAGAGGATGAAGAAGCAGAGATAAGACAAAGGAGATTACAGCGACAAGCAATTGTTCAG aaaTACAAAGGCCAGACAGAAGACAGTAACATATCTGTACCATCTGAACCAAGCAGCCCTCAGAGTAGTACACGTAGTCGCTCAAATTCTCCTGAGGACATCCTAGAAAGAGTTGCTGCTGATGTTAAGGAGTATGAACGGGAAAATGTGGATACGTTTGAAGCATCAGTGAAAGCCAAGCACAACCTCATGACAGTTGAACAGAACAATG GTTCATCTCAGAAGAAGCTGCTAGCTCCCGATATGTTCACAGAATCAGATGATATGTTCGCTGCATACTTTGAT agTGCTCGTTTAAGGGCTGCTGGGTTTGGAAAAGACTTCAAAGAAAACCCCAATCTCAGGGATAACTGGACAGATGCAGAAGGCTATTACC GCGTTAATATAGGTGAAGTTCTAGATAAACGTTACAATGTCTATGGTTACACTGGTCAGGGAGTCTTCAGCAACGTAGTGCGAGCCAGGGACATGGCCAGAGCAAACCAAGAAGTAGCAGTGAAAATCATCAGGAACAATGAACTTAT gCAAAAAACTGGCCTAAAAGAActggaatttttaaagaagCTCAATGATGCTGATCCTGATGACAAGTTTCATTGTCTACGGTTGTTCAGGCATTTCTACCACAAACAACATCTCTGTCTGGTATTTGAGCCACTCAG TATGAATTTACGAGAGGTGTTGAAGAAGTACGGGAAAGATGTTGGACTGCACATTAAAGCTGTGCGTTCCTACAGCCAGCAGTTGTTCCTGGCTTTAAAACTTCTTAAAAGATGCAATATCCTACATGCAGATATTAAACCAGATAATATTTTG GTGAACGAGTCTAAAACGATACTAAAGCTTTGTGATTTTGGCTCAGCTTCACATGTCGCAGATAACGACATCACACCCTATCTAGTTAGTAGATTTTATCGAGCTCCAGAAATCA TTATAGGAAAAATCTATGACTATGGTATAGATATGTGGTCTGTAGGCTGCACATTATATGAGCTTTATAcaggaaaaatactgtttcctGGCAAAACAAATAATCATATGTTGAAACTTGCCATGGATCTCAAAGGAAAGATGCCAAACAAG ATGATTCGAAAAGGTGTGTTCAAAGATCAGCACTTTGATCAAAATCTCAACTTTATGTATATAGAAGTAGATAAAGTGACGGAAAGG GAGAAGGTTACTGTTATGAGCACCATTAATCCAACCAAGGACCTATTAGCAGACTTGATTGGGTGCCAACGACTCCCTGAAGACCAGCGTAAAAAAGTGCACCAGCTTAAGGACTTGTTGGACCAGATTCTAATGCTAGACCCAGCTAAACGGATTAGCATCAACCAGGCTCTGCAGCATGCCTTCATTCAGGAGAAAATTTAA